One genomic window of Sphingobacterium oryzagri includes the following:
- a CDS encoding SusD/RagB family nutrient-binding outer membrane lipoprotein, whose product MKSTLNKVTIISCLAGSLLFANCTKSFEEVNTDPDALTEVPVANLLANVLRNTGESFGGDIDGYGTFSGYIVKIQYLDYMSGLIPTNNTFGNRWAACYYNNAQLKEVLSLTAETADANKNIRLVARIWQNYMWSYLTDGWRNVPYSEALKGGQDEGSVLKAKYDRQEDIYPAILQDLKTIADEMATGVGTDDFSVGDFIYEGDIQKWRKFCNSLRLRIAMRISGVAPDLAKSTIEEICADPGNYPVLETNAENCYLTYPGAAPYFEPWYNTGYVGRRVDNFGMADIFVDHLKETADPRLAKVANVAADGEYRGFQNGAASTPPNLANISFIGDKYMNDAVGFTPFYKSCETFYILAEAALLGYNVGMTAEEAYEQAVRLSMEDNQISESATDAYLAAAGQWDGTKERIWWDMWVALFKENFEAWNLYRRTGIPSTNYPSLNSIYGDAHNDQPFRLPYPNNEYLYNTENVNSAAANVADFVWGEQMWWDQRTGVY is encoded by the coding sequence ATGAAAAGCACACTTAATAAAGTTACGATAATTAGCTGTTTAGCCGGTAGTTTGCTGTTCGCAAATTGTACCAAATCGTTCGAAGAAGTTAATACCGATCCAGATGCATTAACAGAAGTGCCTGTTGCAAATTTGCTTGCCAATGTGCTACGGAATACCGGAGAATCCTTTGGAGGCGATATTGATGGTTATGGCACATTTTCAGGATATATCGTCAAGATCCAATATTTAGACTATATGTCGGGGCTCATCCCGACAAATAATACCTTTGGTAATCGTTGGGCAGCTTGTTATTACAACAATGCGCAGTTAAAAGAAGTGCTGTCGTTAACAGCAGAGACTGCAGATGCCAATAAAAACATCCGTTTGGTTGCCCGTATTTGGCAAAACTACATGTGGTCTTATTTGACCGACGGATGGCGAAATGTGCCTTACAGCGAAGCGTTAAAAGGAGGGCAGGATGAAGGAAGTGTATTGAAAGCTAAATACGATAGGCAGGAAGATATTTACCCGGCTATCCTGCAAGATTTGAAAACCATTGCTGATGAGATGGCGACTGGCGTGGGTACAGATGATTTTAGCGTTGGTGATTTTATCTACGAAGGCGATATCCAAAAATGGCGCAAATTCTGTAATTCGCTGCGTTTGCGTATCGCGATGCGTATTTCCGGCGTGGCGCCTGATTTGGCAAAAAGCACCATTGAAGAGATCTGTGCAGATCCGGGGAATTATCCTGTTTTGGAAACCAATGCAGAGAATTGCTACCTCACGTATCCAGGCGCAGCGCCGTATTTTGAACCTTGGTATAATACAGGTTACGTTGGCAGGCGTGTAGATAATTTTGGAATGGCCGATATTTTTGTCGATCACCTGAAAGAAACAGCAGACCCACGTTTGGCAAAGGTTGCTAACGTTGCTGCCGATGGCGAATATCGTGGTTTTCAAAACGGTGCTGCATCCACACCGCCAAATTTAGCCAACATCTCGTTTATCGGTGATAAGTATATGAATGACGCCGTTGGTTTTACGCCGTTTTACAAATCTTGTGAGACGTTTTATATTCTTGCTGAGGCTGCTTTACTAGGTTACAACGTAGGCATGACAGCCGAAGAAGCTTACGAGCAAGCCGTGCGCCTTTCCATGGAGGATAATCAAATCAGCGAAAGCGCGACCGACGCTTACCTCGCTGCCGCAGGACAATGGGATGGCACCAAAGAACGTATCTGGTGGGATATGTGGGTTGCCTTGTTTAAAGAGAATTTTGAAGCATGGAATTTGTACCGTAGAACGGGCATACCGTCTACAAACTATCCATCATTAAATTCCATTTACGGTGATGCGCACAACGATCAACCCTTCCGTTTGCCTTATCCAAACAACGAATATCTGTACAACACAGAAAATGTAAATAGTGCGGCTGCAAACGTAGCTGATTTCGTTTGGGGAGAGCAGATGTGGTGGGATCAGCGCACGGGTGTTTATTAG
- a CDS encoding DUF5695 domain-containing protein, whose translation MSMRNARKIPLILLLIQAAFTQQLYAQNPFWEEVKKQPATLGVENGSNTFALSKLNVQLLKSSQTVAALKLKDDQQFDYTPDELLTKRDRNKFFHLGDITLSIRPTNETAWTAYSSATVRKPVTTLKTSGKTLAAADITASLGNIPLQVSRYWENIDGDLCLRFVIKNNSKAAYEIGGLGIPMIFNNNMDWKNLDSAHADNVFFDPYIGKDAGYLQVNRLHGKGPSLLVLPQENAAFEAYSPLNSDPTPRSITFEGFHEWTIHSKAYAENEWKGVEQWNEPSAIVLKPGESKSYALRFVLAPSIKQIEEELVRQKRPVAVGAPGYLLPLDNPAKLFLKYGKQVKDISVYPSGALTLEPLPKTKGKWASYLVKGNTWGRARLNITYDDGLVQTIQYKVIKPEHDVVKDLGQFLTTQQWYENPNDLFGRSPSVITYDYETKTPVTQHRNAWFAGLSDEAGAASWLAAMMKQLVQPEAAEISKLKRFANETLFGRIQHKDGPHKYGVVKSLFYYEPDSFPKGTYSDSVNYKTWAAWPKKEADNIGRSYNYPHVAAAHWVLYRLARNYNQLAAEEKWQTYLDRAFQTTVAMVEKAPHYAQFGQMEGSIFLLILLDLKKEGLTDAAQKLEDLMKARALHWKTLNYPFGSEMPWDSTGQEEVYMWSSYFGFDEKARVTLNAILAYMPTVPHWGYNGSARRYWDFVYGGKLARIERQIHHYGSALNAIPVLTDYRENPSDFYLLRIGHAGMMGALANVTQDGFAPGAFHSYPSTLANDGISGDYGSGFYGYAVNSGTYIIRHPEFGWLSFSGKLSENKGKIKVDVTTASKARVFLAEEKLYLTMDAGEIAALTYDPKTSDIVLDLQTSNPDFTPNFLLNIAESSGYRVPESSKDQQGRYVIPNTTTSIKLVKDVK comes from the coding sequence ATGTCTATGCGCAACGCACGTAAAATTCCACTAATATTACTGCTCATACAAGCCGCTTTTACCCAGCAACTGTATGCACAAAACCCTTTTTGGGAAGAGGTAAAAAAACAACCGGCTACCCTTGGCGTGGAAAACGGCAGCAATACTTTTGCCTTATCCAAACTTAACGTACAGCTCCTTAAATCATCTCAGACGGTGGCTGCCTTGAAGTTAAAGGATGACCAGCAGTTTGACTATACGCCCGATGAACTGCTGACCAAACGCGATCGCAATAAGTTTTTTCATCTGGGCGATATTACGCTATCCATTCGACCGACCAACGAAACCGCCTGGACAGCCTATTCATCTGCTACGGTGCGTAAACCCGTAACGACACTAAAAACTTCAGGCAAAACATTAGCTGCTGCCGATATCACGGCTTCGCTAGGCAATATACCATTGCAAGTAAGTCGCTATTGGGAAAACATCGATGGCGACCTGTGTTTGCGTTTCGTTATCAAGAACAATAGCAAAGCAGCTTATGAAATTGGTGGATTGGGCATTCCGATGATCTTCAATAATAACATGGATTGGAAAAACCTTGACAGCGCACATGCCGACAATGTTTTCTTTGATCCGTATATCGGTAAAGACGCGGGCTATTTACAAGTCAACCGTCTTCACGGAAAAGGACCCAGCCTATTAGTTTTACCGCAAGAAAATGCTGCTTTTGAAGCCTACAGTCCGCTGAATAGCGACCCCACACCAAGAAGCATCACGTTTGAAGGTTTTCACGAGTGGACCATCCATAGTAAAGCATATGCCGAAAATGAGTGGAAAGGTGTGGAGCAGTGGAATGAACCCAGCGCCATCGTGTTGAAACCAGGCGAATCGAAAAGCTACGCTTTGCGCTTTGTTTTGGCGCCAAGTATAAAACAAATCGAAGAAGAACTGGTTCGCCAAAAACGCCCCGTAGCTGTTGGCGCACCGGGCTATTTATTACCGCTTGACAATCCGGCAAAGCTGTTTCTTAAATACGGTAAGCAAGTAAAAGACATCTCCGTATACCCGAGCGGTGCACTCACGTTGGAGCCCCTGCCAAAAACCAAAGGAAAATGGGCGAGTTATTTGGTAAAAGGAAATACCTGGGGAAGGGCACGACTAAACATCACCTACGATGATGGCTTGGTCCAGACCATTCAATATAAGGTGATCAAACCAGAACACGACGTGGTAAAAGACTTAGGTCAGTTCTTAACAACCCAGCAATGGTATGAAAATCCCAACGATCTGTTTGGTCGGTCGCCATCCGTGATCACCTACGATTACGAAACCAAAACACCGGTTACCCAGCACCGCAACGCCTGGTTTGCCGGCTTGAGTGATGAAGCCGGAGCCGCAAGCTGGCTAGCGGCTATGATGAAACAGCTCGTGCAACCCGAGGCGGCGGAAATCAGCAAGCTTAAACGCTTTGCCAATGAAACCCTGTTTGGCCGGATACAGCACAAAGATGGGCCTCATAAATATGGTGTGGTGAAGAGTTTATTTTACTATGAGCCCGATTCCTTTCCGAAAGGCACATACAGCGATTCGGTAAATTATAAAACCTGGGCGGCCTGGCCTAAAAAAGAAGCCGATAATATCGGTCGTTCGTACAACTATCCGCACGTAGCAGCAGCCCACTGGGTACTGTATCGTTTAGCAAGAAACTACAATCAACTTGCTGCTGAAGAAAAATGGCAAACTTATTTGGACCGAGCATTTCAAACAACGGTCGCCATGGTCGAGAAAGCGCCACATTATGCGCAGTTTGGACAAATGGAAGGCAGTATCTTTTTACTAATCTTGCTGGACTTGAAGAAAGAAGGACTAACCGATGCCGCCCAAAAGCTGGAAGACCTGATGAAAGCACGAGCCTTGCATTGGAAAACGTTAAATTATCCTTTTGGAAGCGAAATGCCCTGGGATTCTACCGGGCAGGAAGAGGTATATATGTGGTCTAGTTATTTTGGATTCGACGAGAAAGCCCGAGTTACCTTAAACGCTATCCTGGCCTACATGCCGACCGTGCCACATTGGGGTTATAACGGCAGTGCCAGACGTTATTGGGACTTTGTATACGGCGGAAAGCTTGCACGCATAGAGCGGCAAATCCATCATTATGGCTCGGCTTTAAATGCTATTCCGGTGCTGACGGATTACCGCGAAAACCCGTCAGACTTTTACTTACTTCGGATCGGCCATGCCGGAATGATGGGTGCTTTGGCCAATGTAACACAAGATGGCTTTGCGCCGGGCGCTTTTCACTCCTACCCGTCCACATTGGCTAACGATGGTATTTCTGGTGATTATGGATCTGGATTTTATGGTTACGCGGTCAACTCCGGCACCTACATTATTCGCCATCCGGAGTTTGGCTGGTTGTCATTCAGTGGAAAGCTCAGCGAGAACAAAGGCAAAATTAAGGTTGATGTAACCACCGCCTCCAAAGCGCGGGTATTTCTGGCTGAAGAAAAGCTTTACCTCACGATGGATGCTGGCGAGATTGCAGCATTGACATACGATCCGAAAACCAGCGATATCGTGCTTGATCTTCAGACATCCAATCCAGACTTCACGCCAAATTTCCTGCTCAATATTGCAGAAAGCAGCGGTTATCGTGTACCAGAAAGCAGCAAAGATCAACAAGGCCGCTATGTTATCCCGAACACCACCACGTCAATCAAACTGGTGAAAGATGTAAAATAA
- a CDS encoding SusC/RagA family TonB-linked outer membrane protein, with amino-acid sequence MNKRKIAFLAASLFLTTGLFAQTQLKGRVVDQNGAPIPGVTVSLKDGTATQTGANGDFTITYQQAGLLQVTAIGYDRKQVNLLNQTSVEIILNADENNLDEVVVTAMGISREKKSLGYTIQEVKADELTKGGQISVTGSLSGKVAGVQINQFGGTVGASSRISIRGNSSLNADQQPLIVVDGVPIANNTQRSGDNTYSGVDYGSGINDINPEDIENITVLKGGSAALYGMRAGNGVILITTKSGKGGSKGIRLAYDGNFTVDQVSTLPKYQNLYGQGYNGSEFFFNRDAGGLSYQDYAQQKSFNYVDGTGSGGGVFDGYDESWGPRLDAGLRLAQFDSPIVNGERQATDWISHPDNVRDFFQLGRSMNHNLSITAQTEKSSTRASLSFRDQVGTVPNTDQKRYGVQLNTNMTLSDKFSYDLVTSYTRTESDNLLNQGYDGNNPMNGFIWFGRQVNNASLKDNWDQRDAQGAYTRYNWNTNYHVNPYFNVYENTNSYQRDRFFGKTSLFYQPTTYLKFEGRAGLDYYNAKTFQRNYFNSAFPNGGFRNEKTDNAELNLDFIASFNKQFGDFNLVALAGANYRNVKWDSSLLGADALTVLGVYTIANKSGDAITAMDHSHIRSNSVYGSASLGWRDQLYLDVTARNDWSSTIRDDFFYPSGSLSWLPTTTFESLKGDVLSFWKLRGTVAEIGSATTAYRNRAYFYAQPQSFKGVAQMYRTMTYPNEGLSPESIRTWEVGTEIGLFNDRVHADIVYYYKNTRNQIMSVATSNVVGFSSMLLNAGEIENKGIEVQLRGDIIKKDDGFNWSTMINYAKDNSKIIELYPDLDLDTYQIGWTWGIANQAKKGERWGALVGPGFDRVEEGDMKGAIKVNNRGLVVNKNAQNIGNVTPDFLASWRNDFRYKDFSFGFLLDLRVGGDIWSQTMNHSYVAGVAEITAENGIRERAIIAGRDVMTNERFVMQDANGNWVENTIETDAQTWYESGGIAEMYVFDGSFLKIREAYLTYNVPSRYLQRVKGISRVNLSLIGSNLALLWTHKSNTMRLDPETGGVSSDSRGVGFEQASVPSSRSFGLKLGVTF; translated from the coding sequence ATGAACAAACGAAAAATTGCTTTTTTAGCAGCGAGTTTATTCTTAACAACGGGCTTGTTTGCACAAACCCAGTTAAAAGGGAGGGTTGTCGATCAAAATGGAGCCCCCATACCGGGAGTTACCGTCTCATTAAAAGATGGAACCGCTACGCAAACTGGTGCAAATGGTGATTTTACCATCACCTACCAGCAAGCAGGATTGCTTCAAGTAACGGCGATCGGATATGATCGTAAGCAGGTGAACCTATTAAATCAAACATCAGTCGAAATCATTCTAAATGCTGATGAAAACAATTTAGATGAGGTGGTGGTGACGGCAATGGGTATTTCGAGAGAAAAGAAATCTCTGGGATATACCATTCAAGAAGTGAAGGCAGATGAACTGACGAAAGGTGGACAAATTAGTGTAACAGGTTCTTTGTCTGGTAAAGTTGCGGGTGTGCAGATCAACCAGTTCGGAGGCACCGTTGGTGCTTCATCGCGTATTTCTATTCGTGGCAATTCCTCGCTAAATGCCGATCAGCAACCGTTGATCGTTGTAGATGGTGTTCCAATTGCCAATAATACCCAACGATCGGGCGATAATACCTACAGCGGCGTCGATTATGGATCGGGTATAAATGATATCAATCCGGAAGATATTGAAAATATTACCGTGTTAAAAGGAGGTTCGGCGGCGTTATATGGTATGCGCGCCGGTAATGGGGTCATCTTGATTACCACAAAGTCAGGCAAGGGCGGGAGTAAAGGTATCAGGCTGGCTTACGACGGAAATTTCACGGTTGATCAGGTTTCCACGTTGCCTAAGTACCAAAATTTATATGGTCAGGGCTACAACGGAAGCGAATTTTTCTTTAATCGCGATGCTGGCGGGTTATCCTATCAAGATTATGCACAACAAAAGTCGTTCAACTACGTGGATGGAACCGGAAGTGGCGGCGGAGTGTTTGATGGTTACGATGAATCCTGGGGGCCGCGTCTGGACGCTGGTCTTAGGCTAGCGCAATTTGATAGTCCGATTGTAAACGGTGAACGTCAGGCTACAGATTGGATTTCGCACCCGGATAATGTTCGTGATTTCTTCCAGCTCGGTCGCTCCATGAATCACAACCTTTCCATTACTGCGCAGACCGAAAAATCGAGCACGCGTGCGTCGCTTTCCTTTCGCGATCAAGTGGGAACCGTGCCCAATACCGATCAGAAACGTTACGGTGTACAATTGAACACCAACATGACGCTGTCTGATAAATTTTCTTATGATTTGGTGACAAGCTATACGCGGACAGAAAGTGACAATCTTTTGAACCAGGGATATGACGGGAATAACCCGATGAATGGGTTTATCTGGTTTGGGCGGCAGGTAAACAACGCCAGTTTAAAAGATAATTGGGATCAACGCGACGCTCAGGGAGCTTATACACGCTACAACTGGAATACGAATTATCACGTAAACCCGTATTTTAATGTGTATGAGAATACCAACAGTTATCAACGAGATCGTTTTTTCGGGAAGACCTCGTTGTTTTATCAACCAACCACTTACTTGAAATTTGAAGGTCGTGCCGGTTTAGATTATTATAACGCGAAAACTTTCCAACGTAACTATTTTAATAGCGCCTTTCCAAACGGGGGCTTCCGTAATGAGAAAACAGATAATGCCGAACTAAACTTGGATTTCATCGCTTCTTTTAATAAACAATTCGGCGATTTTAATTTGGTGGCGTTAGCCGGTGCCAATTACCGTAATGTGAAGTGGGATAGCTCTTTGCTGGGGGCAGACGCGCTTACCGTATTGGGTGTATATACCATTGCCAACAAATCTGGCGATGCGATTACGGCGATGGATCATAGCCATATTCGTTCGAATTCGGTTTACGGTTCAGCGTCTTTAGGTTGGCGCGATCAGCTTTATCTGGATGTAACCGCGCGTAATGATTGGAGCTCCACCATTCGGGACGATTTTTTCTATCCTTCGGGAAGTTTAAGCTGGTTGCCTACCACAACCTTTGAAAGTTTGAAAGGTGATGTGTTAAGCTTTTGGAAATTACGCGGAACGGTCGCCGAAATCGGCTCGGCGACGACTGCTTATCGCAACCGCGCTTATTTCTACGCACAGCCACAATCGTTTAAAGGTGTAGCACAAATGTATAGAACGATGACTTATCCGAATGAAGGATTAAGTCCGGAAAGCATTCGTACCTGGGAAGTAGGAACAGAGATTGGTTTGTTCAACGACCGTGTGCATGCAGACATTGTATACTACTATAAAAATACCCGAAATCAAATTATGAGTGTGGCAACCTCCAATGTTGTTGGCTTTAGCTCGATGTTGCTCAACGCAGGAGAAATCGAGAATAAAGGTATCGAGGTGCAGTTACGGGGTGATATCATCAAAAAAGATGATGGTTTCAATTGGTCAACCATGATCAATTATGCGAAAGACAACAGTAAAATTATTGAGCTTTATCCAGATTTGGATTTAGATACGTATCAAATTGGGTGGACATGGGGTATTGCAAACCAGGCAAAAAAAGGCGAGCGCTGGGGAGCACTTGTTGGGCCTGGCTTTGATCGCGTAGAAGAGGGTGATATGAAAGGTGCCATTAAAGTCAATAACAGAGGACTTGTGGTGAATAAGAATGCCCAAAATATCGGTAACGTAACGCCTGATTTCCTGGCGAGCTGGCGAAATGATTTTCGATACAAAGATTTCTCTTTTGGCTTCCTACTGGATTTACGCGTAGGCGGTGATATCTGGTCGCAAACCATGAACCACAGTTATGTGGCTGGTGTGGCTGAAATTACGGCTGAGAACGGGATTCGTGAACGGGCAATAATTGCGGGGCGCGATGTCATGACGAATGAGCGTTTTGTAATGCAGGATGCCAATGGCAACTGGGTTGAAAATACGATTGAAACCGATGCCCAGACGTGGTATGAAAGCGGTGGGATTGCCGAGATGTACGTGTTTGATGGCTCATTTCTTAAGATTAGAGAAGCTTACTTAACGTATAATGTCCCTTCTCGCTACCTGCAGCGTGTTAAAGGTATTAGTCGCGTCAACCTTTCTCTGATTGGTTCGAACCTCGCGCTGTTATGGACGCATAAATCCAACACGATGCGTCTCGATCCAGAGACTGGCGGGGTGTCAAGTGATAGCCGTGGCGTTGGTTTCGAACAAGCTTCTGTACCATCATCACGAAGCTTTGGTTTAAAGTTAGGCGTTACATTTTAG